One Actinomycetes bacterium genomic window carries:
- a CDS encoding alpha/beta fold hydrolase has translation MPAPSSGSRRPDASARSPAVRYDPCLRHARRHRMEPSLRYARTTDGVSIAYTLTGDGPALVWLPPAPLGNVFGQWRVPRFRHAYERLGQHVRLLLFDGRGTGHSQRDVEDFSLEAMLRDLDAVVDHAAIETFALLGYYSSAVTAIAYAARHPERVTRLVLFGGTMRLLDAMSPPQSQALVTLIDRDWDLFVDSAAHAWMGWSVGDEGRLVADAFRTATTPAAARAMIQAERDMDVSADVGSVRAPTLVVHRQGERQIPVEVSEQLAQALPDGRLLRLDGASAGLFLEDPDADLAVLLDFLTGDSGDVAAPDRAAKRPVGRGGIGRTRGVFISCSERQKEALGRPFKALLGRSGVPGFIVSDEPRPEGTWTPEEKVDAYLDRSDAVVVFATGDLEAGDDRYTRPNIGDEIGRARSKPHLRNRVCVLKEHGVTLPSNINPAYESLELAHPEEGFERALVQLREWGLSLDPPPEASAAAQVSSSLSSERQRRGT, from the coding sequence ATGCCCGCGCCGTCGAGCGGCTCACGGCGGCCTGACGCGTCTGCCCGCTCGCCAGCCGTCCGCTACGATCCGTGCTTACGCCACGCGCGAAGGCACCGCATGGAGCCGAGTCTCAGGTACGCCCGCACCACCGACGGCGTCTCCATCGCCTACACCCTGACGGGCGATGGGCCGGCGCTCGTGTGGCTGCCGCCGGCACCCCTGGGCAACGTGTTCGGCCAGTGGCGAGTTCCGCGCTTCCGGCACGCCTACGAGCGGCTCGGGCAGCACGTGCGGCTCCTGCTCTTCGACGGGCGCGGAACGGGCCACTCGCAACGTGACGTTGAAGACTTCAGCCTCGAGGCGATGCTCCGCGACCTGGACGCGGTCGTGGATCACGCGGCGATCGAGACGTTCGCGCTGCTCGGGTACTACTCGTCGGCAGTGACCGCCATCGCCTACGCAGCGCGCCATCCAGAGCGGGTCACCCGACTAGTCCTGTTCGGCGGAACGATGCGACTGCTGGACGCGATGAGCCCGCCACAGTCGCAGGCGCTCGTCACGCTGATCGATCGCGACTGGGACCTGTTCGTCGACTCCGCCGCGCATGCCTGGATGGGCTGGTCGGTCGGCGACGAGGGGCGACTGGTGGCCGATGCATTCCGGACCGCAACCACGCCGGCCGCTGCTCGCGCGATGATCCAGGCGGAGCGCGACATGGACGTCTCCGCGGACGTCGGTTCTGTCCGCGCCCCAACCCTGGTGGTCCATCGGCAGGGAGAACGGCAGATTCCGGTGGAGGTCTCGGAGCAGCTGGCACAAGCCCTGCCCGACGGCCGCCTGCTACGTCTCGACGGCGCCTCAGCCGGCCTCTTCCTCGAGGATCCCGATGCCGACCTCGCCGTCCTGCTCGACTTCCTGACCGGCGATTCGGGGGATGTCGCCGCACCGGACAGGGCGGCGAAACGCCCGGTAGGCCGGGGTGGCATCGGCAGGACGCGCGGCGTGTTCATCAGCTGCTCCGAGCGGCAAAAGGAGGCGCTCGGACGGCCGTTCAAGGCGCTGCTGGGCAGGAGCGGCGTCCCGGGCTTCATCGTCTCGGACGAGCCCCGGCCGGAGGGCACCTGGACTCCCGAGGAGAAGGTCGATGCCTACCTGGACCGCTCGGACGCTGTAGTCGTGTTCGCGACCGGCGATCTCGAAGCCGGTGACGACCGGTACACGAGGCCGAACATCGGCGACGAGATCGGACGAGCCAGGTCCAAGCCGCACCTCCGCAATCGTGTCTGTGTCCTGAAGGAACACGGCGTGACGCTGCCGAGCAACATCAACCCGGCCTACGAGTCGCTCGAGCTGGCCCATCCGGAGGAGGGGTTCGAGCGGGCGCTCGTCCAGCTCCGCGAGTGGGGCCTTAGCCTTGACCCGCCGCCTGAAGCCTCAGCCGCCGCGCAGGTTTCGTCCTCGCTATCCTCGGAGCGACAACGTCGTGGCACGTGA
- a CDS encoding dihydrofolate reductase family protein: MKLTATMMLTVDGVYQGPGGPDEDRRDGFDRGGWTAPFADEETGRFLTSWFERADALLLGRRTWEIFERYWPHHDGGDPVSHGINVLPKYVPSTTLKDPGWNTHVIDGDVEAAVRELKAKPGRELQVHGSGDLLRWLLERDLLDELNLRICPVVVGDGRRLFPEHGQTHELTLVESRSTPSGVTLQTYRPAGRATFGTAG; encoded by the coding sequence ATGAAGCTGACGGCCACGATGATGCTGACGGTGGACGGCGTGTACCAGGGTCCCGGAGGCCCCGACGAGGACCGGCGCGACGGGTTCGACCGAGGCGGTTGGACCGCGCCGTTCGCCGACGAGGAGACCGGGCGCTTCCTGACCTCGTGGTTCGAGCGGGCGGATGCGTTGCTGCTCGGGCGCCGGACCTGGGAGATCTTCGAGCGGTACTGGCCGCACCACGACGGGGGCGATCCCGTCTCCCACGGCATCAACGTCCTGCCCAAGTACGTGCCGTCGACCACGCTCAAGGATCCGGGCTGGAACACCCACGTGATCGATGGCGACGTCGAGGCGGCGGTGCGCGAGCTCAAGGCGAAGCCCGGGCGCGAGCTCCAGGTCCACGGCAGCGGCGACCTGCTCCGCTGGCTGCTCGAGCGCGACCTACTCGACGAGCTTAACCTGCGGATCTGCCCCGTCGTGGTCGGCGACGGGCGTCGGTTGTTCCCGGAGCACGGCCAGACCCACGAACTGACGCTGGTCGAGTCGCGGTCGACGCCGTCCGGCGTGACGCTCCAGACATATCGACCGGCCGGCCGCGCGACCTTCGGGACCGCCGGCTGA
- a CDS encoding dihydrofolate reductase family protein has protein sequence MMNWVTLDGVMQGPGRPDEDTRDGFEHGGWGMPYGDEATVAKMGERMGGDRAFLFGRRTYEDLLASWNAKGGPFKDALNNARKYVASSNPTARLGWPNSTLLHGDVPAAVADLKESSGTNLVIMGSGVLISSLMAADLIDEYLLMIAPLVLGAGRRLFAGGTQASLRLVDSIATNKGVLIATYEPARG, from the coding sequence ATGATGAATTGGGTGACGCTTGACGGCGTGATGCAGGGACCGGGCCGCCCGGACGAGGACACGCGGGATGGGTTTGAGCACGGCGGCTGGGGGATGCCGTACGGCGACGAGGCGACGGTTGCCAAGATGGGCGAGCGGATGGGCGGGGATCGGGCGTTTCTGTTCGGCCGGCGCACCTACGAAGATCTGCTGGCGTCCTGGAATGCGAAGGGGGGCCCGTTCAAGGATGCGCTCAACAACGCTCGCAAGTACGTCGCCTCGAGCAACCCCACGGCGAGGCTCGGCTGGCCGAACTCGACTCTGCTGCACGGGGACGTTCCGGCCGCCGTCGCGGACCTCAAGGAGAGCTCGGGCACGAATCTCGTGATCATGGGTAGCGGCGTACTGATCAGCTCGCTGATGGCCGCCGATCTGATCGACGAGTACCTGCTGATGATCGCTCCTCTGGTGCTAGGCGCCGGACGGCGGCTGTTTGCCGGCGGCACGCAAGCATCGCTGCGGCTGGTCGACAGCATCGCCACGAACAAGGGTGTGTTGATCGCCACGTACGAGCCTGCTCGGGGATAG